In Ardenticatenales bacterium, a single genomic region encodes these proteins:
- a CDS encoding purine-nucleoside phosphorylase codes for MHDWIEKSKAAAHAIQARDGRKPQIGLILGSGLGGFADDVSEAVMVPFADIPHFPTSSVSGHAGQLVLGMLGGKNVAIMQGRVHYYEGYSMKQVAFPVWVLRQLGIELLLITNACGGLNPSFLPGDLMLITDHLNWMRDNPLLGANLDEMGPRFPDMTQAYRPELLELALSVAQAENIPLRQGVYTATTGPIYETRATLRMLRQLGSDAVGMSTVPEIVAAVHAGISTIAISTITDIVKDDPAEILTHEEVLAVANQTVPRLARLLRGIIRAYTPAYLRPAPSAASSPP; via the coding sequence ATGCATGATTGGATCGAGAAAAGCAAAGCAGCCGCGCACGCTATCCAGGCCCGTGACGGGCGGAAACCACAGATCGGCCTGATTCTTGGCTCCGGCCTGGGTGGGTTCGCGGATGATGTAAGTGAGGCGGTAATGGTTCCTTTTGCCGATATTCCGCACTTTCCCACGTCGTCGGTATCCGGTCATGCGGGGCAGTTGGTGTTGGGGATGCTGGGGGGGAAGAACGTAGCGATTATGCAAGGTCGCGTGCATTATTATGAAGGCTACAGCATGAAGCAGGTGGCCTTTCCGGTGTGGGTGCTGCGGCAATTGGGGATTGAACTGCTGCTCATCACCAATGCCTGCGGCGGCCTCAATCCCAGTTTTCTCCCCGGCGATCTGATGCTGATCACGGATCATCTTAACTGGATGCGGGATAATCCGCTGCTGGGCGCCAATCTGGATGAAATGGGACCGCGTTTCCCGGATATGACGCAGGCGTATCGTCCGGAGTTGCTGGAGCTGGCGTTGAGCGTGGCGCAGGCGGAAAATATCCCGCTGCGACAAGGGGTGTACACGGCCACGACGGGTCCAATCTACGAGACGCGGGCGACCCTGCGGATGTTACGGCAGTTGGGCAGTGATGCGGTTGGTATGTCCACGGTTCCAGAGATTGTGGCGGCGGTACATGCCGGCATTTCCACCATCGCCATCTCCACCATCACCGACATCGTCAAAGACGACCCCGCCGAAATCCTCACCCACGAAGAAGTCCTCGCCGTCGCCAACCAGACCGTCCCCCGCCTCGCCCGCCTCCTGCGCGGCATCATCCGCGCCTACACCCCCG
- a CDS encoding site-specific DNA-methyltransferase gives MATGVSRSKWNKSDLTRQDVSDSPIQLDYAGKTPAETILGTPPGQYISLLKGNDHINRLYYGDNLYVLPALAEDTVIAGNVELIYIDPPFATGGVFQSRRQDDAYTDLLQGAEYIEFMRQRLILLRKLLSETGSIYVHLDANMLFPMKLIMDEIFSERNFRNCITRKKCNPKNYTRKTYGNVSDHILFYTKSANYTWNRSYKAWSRQDSEQEYPYVEETTGRRYKKVPIHAPGTRNGETGKPWRGMLPPPGKHWQYTPDTLEAMDRRGEIYWSPTGNPRRKIFLDKSPGKPVQDLWLDVKDAHNQNIRVTGYPTEKNPLILERIIEASSNPGDIVLDCFCGSGTTMTVSERLERHWIGVDNSLQAISTTLRRFAIGTDVMGDFVKKNKNGKSRQMSLFPDALESEEMPGIRPDHQPIRDFTLYCEAGLERKLRESSAQWMKIIKASFQPQEDNHA, from the coding sequence ATGGCTACAGGTGTTTCCAGGTCAAAATGGAATAAAAGCGATTTAACAAGACAGGACGTTAGCGACTCGCCAATCCAACTGGATTACGCGGGTAAGACTCCCGCGGAAACCATTCTTGGCACGCCTCCTGGACAATACATCTCCCTTTTGAAGGGTAACGATCATATTAATCGCTTATATTATGGAGACAATCTCTACGTGTTGCCGGCATTAGCGGAAGACACTGTGATTGCCGGCAACGTAGAACTCATATACATAGACCCACCATTCGCCACCGGTGGCGTATTTCAATCACGCAGGCAGGATGATGCATACACAGACCTGTTACAGGGTGCCGAATACATAGAATTCATGCGACAAAGACTGATTCTGCTGCGGAAACTCTTGTCTGAAACAGGTTCTATTTATGTACACTTAGATGCAAACATGCTGTTCCCCATGAAACTGATCATGGATGAGATCTTCAGCGAACGCAATTTCCGCAATTGCATCACAAGGAAAAAGTGTAATCCGAAGAATTACACACGCAAGACCTATGGCAACGTTTCCGACCATATTCTCTTTTACACAAAATCGGCAAATTACACCTGGAATCGGTCCTACAAAGCCTGGTCACGACAAGATTCTGAACAAGAGTATCCCTATGTTGAGGAAACGACAGGACGACGATACAAAAAAGTACCCATTCATGCTCCGGGAACGCGGAACGGTGAAACAGGAAAACCGTGGCGCGGAATGTTGCCTCCTCCGGGCAAACATTGGCAGTACACGCCGGACACACTGGAAGCAATGGACCGTCGCGGAGAGATCTATTGGTCACCGACAGGCAATCCCCGGCGCAAGATTTTTCTTGACAAGAGTCCAGGCAAGCCCGTCCAGGATTTATGGCTAGATGTCAAAGACGCACATAATCAGAATATCCGGGTTACAGGATACCCCACGGAGAAAAACCCCCTTATTCTGGAACGAATCATTGAAGCATCGTCCAACCCGGGAGACATTGTCCTAGACTGCTTTTGTGGTTCTGGGACAACGATGACTGTTTCCGAGAGGCTAGAACGTCATTGGATAGGCGTAGACAATAGTTTGCAGGCTATATCAACCACATTAAGAAGATTTGCGATTGGTACAGACGTAATGGGCGACTTTGTAAAGAAGAATAAAAACGGAAAATCCCGGCAAATGTCTTTGTTTCCAGACGCCCTTGAGTCCGAGGAGATGCCCGGCATTCGTCCAGACCATCAACCGATACGCGACTTCACCCTCTATTGCGAGGCAGGATTAGAGAGAAAACTCAGAGAAAGTTCCGCCCAATGGATGAAGATCATTAAAGCCTCATTTCAGCCTCAGGAAGACAACCATGCATGA
- a CDS encoding bstEII, whose product MNRPELPNWQYFADYQQNAHGWITLSNGEYYPDILEDAVALYAPVLELYKKLLLTSASSSELFLSICDVKQPWMRIQLCRVFRKYVSPSTPVEMLKKKTLAQNIVSQFGSKFRPIPEVQTAFMSRPMPDEALCAIMWEYRSRGQKGYDLTERFFELFRSRFPDMRILGPERAGQDIRLGNVFDNYPNPNRPVDFVIVDEDNETVLAIGLARYDSDRGGAQEDDRTGGYRNCANEILSYASRERLDTKVIFLNDGPGLLLGSMWNDYSTLERSWPLKIMVLTLRMIPDRLTLDWLRS is encoded by the coding sequence ATGAATCGTCCCGAACTACCCAATTGGCAATACTTTGCCGACTATCAACAGAATGCTCATGGCTGGATTACGCTGTCGAATGGGGAGTATTATCCAGACATTCTCGAAGATGCTGTTGCGCTTTATGCCCCAGTCCTCGAGCTATACAAAAAGCTATTGCTCACGTCAGCATCGTCCTCAGAGTTGTTCTTGAGCATTTGTGATGTCAAGCAGCCGTGGATGAGAATACAGCTTTGTCGCGTATTTCGAAAGTATGTCAGCCCATCAACTCCGGTTGAAATGCTCAAGAAAAAAACCCTTGCCCAGAACATAGTATCCCAGTTCGGTAGCAAGTTTCGGCCTATCCCTGAAGTCCAAACCGCTTTTATGAGTCGCCCCATGCCAGATGAAGCGTTGTGCGCCATCATGTGGGAATACAGAAGTCGCGGACAAAAAGGATATGACCTGACAGAGAGATTCTTCGAGCTATTTCGTTCCCGTTTTCCAGATATGAGGATTCTCGGACCAGAAAGAGCAGGGCAAGACATTCGGTTAGGAAATGTTTTTGATAACTATCCCAATCCTAACCGACCGGTTGATTTTGTGATTGTAGACGAAGACAATGAAACAGTTCTGGCAATTGGGTTGGCAAGATATGATTCTGATCGGGGTGGGGCGCAAGAAGATGATCGTACAGGTGGTTACAGGAATTGCGCAAATGAAATACTTTCCTATGCAAGCCGGGAAAGGCTAGACACAAAGGTGATATTTCTGAATGATGGCCCTGGACTGCTATTAGGCTCCATGTGGAATGACTACTCCACATTGGAGAGAAGTTGGCCGTTGAAAATCATGGTCTTAACTTTGCGCATGATTCCAGACAGGCTGACGCTAGATTGGCTCCGTTCATAG
- the polA gene encoding DNA polymerase I, producing MTPKKLVLIDGHALAYRVFFALPLESFTTQAGEPTNATYGFVRTLLDLIQADAPPHYLAVSFDIGATFRDEIFADYKGTREKMPDELDVQIARIKEIVAAFNIPILELEGYEADDVLGTIARQGKEQGVRVEIITGDRDLLQLVDENTIVELPPGRYERDPQRYDVAAVVAKFDVPPPRIVDYKALVGDSSDNIPGVKGVGDKTARKLLQQYGTLEGIYAHVDEIKGALGRKLAEGKDSAYLSYKLATIVTDAPITLDLEACVAQEFDPEPVLALFQTLEFRSLTKRLMQAAETMAAIPEPETTETKTHLVRTAAALQKLAAVLEKARIISFDVETTGVDKMAVDLVGISLAVKPGVGYYIPVGHMEGEAQVESGQLGLFAGMAQLTPHQLPLKTVLDALRPAMTDPNIPKIAHNAKFDYTILARYGLTVTPITFDTMLAEWLINPASRFLGLKEQARQYLSIQMTEISDLIGRGRNEITFDRVPIEQAAPYAAADADVTLRLKQVLEPEVTALGLDRLLAEVEMPLVPVLSDMEQVGVGVDVTVFREMSQELAQRLQELEGAIYEIAGTPFNINSTQQLSDILFKDLNLPHERLRRTKSGHYSTASDVLQGLEESDETGVTRLILEHRELSKLKSTYVDALPDMVNSRTGRIHTSFNQAGSVTGRLASNSPNLQNIPIRTEVGRQIRRGFVARPGWVLLAADYSQVELRVLAHVCKDPALIEAFRQGQDIHRTTAAAVYGIPIEEVKFEQRRFAKAVNFGLIYGMGAFRLSRDSELTLAEAEDFIKVYFQRFPGINRYLERTKRMAHEQGFVETLLGRRRYFPVFKVPGGADRQVVARAEREAINYPIQGSAADIIKIAMIRLHQALTESYQGRMILQVHDELVLEVPEAELDPVHNLVVDIMSHAYPLDVPLKVDAGSGYNWLELKE from the coding sequence ATGACACCCAAAAAACTGGTCCTCATTGACGGCCACGCCCTGGCCTACCGCGTCTTCTTTGCCCTTCCTCTCGAATCCTTCACCACCCAGGCCGGCGAACCCACCAACGCCACCTACGGCTTCGTGCGCACCTTGCTAGACCTCATCCAGGCGGACGCCCCGCCCCATTACCTCGCCGTCAGCTTCGACATCGGCGCGACCTTCCGCGACGAGATATTCGCCGACTACAAGGGCACGCGCGAGAAAATGCCCGACGAATTGGACGTACAGATTGCGCGTATCAAGGAAATCGTGGCCGCCTTTAACATCCCCATCCTGGAGTTGGAAGGATATGAGGCGGACGACGTGCTGGGAACCATCGCCCGCCAGGGCAAAGAGCAGGGCGTGCGCGTGGAAATCATCACGGGGGATCGGGATTTGCTGCAACTGGTGGACGAAAACACCATCGTAGAACTACCGCCGGGTCGCTACGAGCGTGATCCGCAGCGGTATGACGTGGCCGCTGTAGTGGCGAAATTTGACGTGCCGCCGCCGCGCATTGTGGATTACAAGGCGCTTGTGGGCGACAGCAGCGACAACATCCCCGGCGTCAAGGGTGTCGGCGACAAAACGGCGCGCAAACTGCTGCAACAGTATGGCACGCTGGAGGGCATTTACGCCCACGTGGACGAGATAAAGGGGGCGCTGGGCCGGAAACTGGCGGAGGGAAAGGACAGCGCCTATCTCAGCTATAAACTGGCGACCATTGTCACGGATGCGCCGATTACGCTGGACCTGGAGGCGTGCGTGGCGCAGGAGTTTGACCCGGAACCGGTGCTGGCGCTATTCCAGACGTTGGAGTTCCGCTCGCTCACGAAACGGCTGATGCAGGCGGCGGAAACGATGGCCGCCATCCCGGAGCCGGAGACGACGGAGACAAAAACGCATCTTGTACGCACGGCGGCGGCGTTGCAAAAGTTGGCAGCCGTGTTGGAGAAGGCGCGCATTATCTCGTTTGACGTGGAAACGACGGGCGTGGATAAGATGGCCGTGGACCTGGTGGGGATTTCGTTGGCGGTGAAGCCGGGGGTGGGTTATTACATTCCCGTGGGGCACATGGAAGGGGAGGCGCAGGTAGAATCGGGGCAGTTGGGACTTTTTGCCGGCATGGCCCAACTCACCCCCCATCAACTCCCCCTGAAAACCGTCCTGGATGCCCTGCGCCCGGCCATGACCGACCCCAACATCCCCAAAATCGCCCACAACGCCAAGTTTGACTACACCATCCTTGCCCGCTACGGCCTCACCGTGACCCCGATCACCTTCGACACCATGCTGGCCGAGTGGCTGATCAACCCCGCCAGCCGCTTTCTAGGACTCAAGGAACAGGCGCGGCAATATCTGAGCATTCAGATGACGGAAATCAGCGACCTGATTGGCCGCGGACGCAACGAGATCACATTCGACCGGGTTCCGATTGAGCAGGCGGCTCCCTACGCCGCCGCCGACGCGGACGTGACACTGCGCCTGAAGCAAGTGTTGGAACCGGAGGTGACGGCGTTGGGGCTGGATCGGCTGCTGGCGGAGGTAGAAATGCCCCTGGTTCCCGTGCTTTCGGACATGGAGCAGGTGGGGGTGGGCGTGGATGTGACTGTTTTTCGGGAAATGTCACAGGAGTTGGCGCAGCGGCTGCAGGAATTAGAGGGGGCGATTTATGAAATTGCCGGCACGCCATTCAACATCAATTCCACGCAGCAGCTCAGCGACATCCTCTTCAAAGACCTGAATCTGCCCCACGAACGACTGCGCCGCACCAAAAGCGGCCACTACTCCACCGCCTCCGACGTGCTGCAAGGCCTGGAAGAGAGCGACGAAACAGGCGTCACGCGCCTCATTCTGGAACACCGCGAGCTATCCAAGCTAAAAAGCACCTACGTGGACGCCCTGCCCGACATGGTCAACAGCCGCACCGGACGCATCCACACCAGTTTCAACCAGGCCGGTTCCGTCACAGGCCGCCTGGCCAGCAACTCCCCCAACCTGCAAAACATCCCCATTCGCACCGAAGTGGGGCGGCAAATTCGCCGCGGTTTCGTGGCCCGCCCCGGTTGGGTGCTGCTGGCCGCCGACTATTCCCAGGTAGAACTGCGCGTGCTGGCCCACGTGTGTAAAGACCCGGCCCTGATCGAAGCATTCCGGCAAGGGCAGGATATCCACCGCACCACGGCTGCCGCCGTCTACGGCATCCCCATTGAAGAGGTCAAGTTTGAGCAGCGCCGCTTTGCCAAAGCCGTCAACTTCGGTCTCATCTACGGCATGGGCGCGTTCCGCCTCTCCCGCGATTCGGAACTGACGCTGGCGGAAGCGGAGGATTTCATCAAGGTGTATTTCCAGCGTTTTCCCGGCATCAACCGCTATTTGGAACGAACAAAGCGGATGGCGCACGAGCAAGGGTTCGTGGAAACGCTGTTGGGGCGGCGGCGCTACTTCCCCGTCTTTAAGGTGCCCGGCGGGGCGGATCGGCAGGTGGTTGCCCGCGCCGAACGAGAAGCCATCAACTATCCGATTCAAGGCAGCGCCGCCGACATCATCAAGATCGCCATGATTCGCCTGCACCAGGCGCTGACCGAAAGCTACCAGGGGCGCATGATCTTGCAGGTGCATGACGAACTTGTGTTAGAAGTGCCGGAAGCGGAACTGGACCCTGTACACAACCTGGTCGTAGATATTATGTCCCATGCCTACCCCCTGGATGTACCTTTGAAGGTAGATGCCGGCAGCGGTTATAATTGGTTGGAACTCAAAGAATGA
- the miaB gene encoding tRNA (N6-isopentenyl adenosine(37)-C2)-methylthiotransferase MiaB — protein sequence MSKKYHFWITGCQMNYADARQVASALERNGYQSTERAEEADVIVLETCVVRQQSEDKAYNKLHALTPMKRDNPDLTIAVMGCLVGVKGNDILRQRFPVVDVFMPPHSDGSPLISHLHQTDAISIEQEATARQHAWQDGEVILPLEQREALVSAPVSVVYGCSHACTFCIIPYRRGVERSRPVGEIVAEVRSLVRQGVKEVVLLGQIVDRYGKDVPDGPDLADLLRVVSDVEGLERIRFLTSHPNWMTDKLLHAVAALPKVMPQIEVPVQAGDDDVLASMKRGYTAQQYRDLVHKIRDIVPDVAIHGDIIVGFPGETEAQFQRTYDLLADLRLDKIHLARYSPREGTVSARRMVDDVPDEAKRDRFHRLEVLQREVSQEKMKVYLGETVEVLVEERHKGRWRGRNPQNKLVFFDDEQDLRGQLVSVRVTWAGPYSMSGERADRLVPGMLPLNGVPLRML from the coding sequence ATGAGTAAAAAATACCATTTCTGGATAACTGGCTGTCAGATGAATTATGCGGATGCGCGACAGGTTGCCTCAGCGCTGGAGCGGAACGGTTATCAATCCACCGAACGCGCCGAAGAAGCAGACGTGATCGTCCTGGAGACGTGCGTCGTGCGGCAGCAGTCAGAAGACAAAGCGTACAACAAGCTGCACGCCCTCACCCCCATGAAGCGCGACAACCCCGACCTGACCATTGCCGTCATGGGCTGCCTGGTAGGCGTCAAGGGGAATGACATTTTGCGGCAACGCTTCCCCGTCGTGGACGTATTCATGCCGCCGCACTCGGACGGTTCACCGCTGATTTCTCATCTGCACCAGACCGACGCCATCTCCATCGAGCAAGAGGCCACCGCCCGCCAGCACGCCTGGCAAGATGGCGAAGTAATTTTGCCGCTAGAGCAGCGGGAAGCGCTCGTGTCTGCACCCGTTTCCGTCGTGTATGGCTGCTCCCACGCCTGCACTTTCTGCATCATCCCGTATCGTCGCGGCGTGGAGCGCAGCCGACCCGTTGGCGAAATCGTGGCCGAAGTACGATCGCTGGTGCGCCAGGGGGTAAAGGAAGTGGTGCTGCTGGGCCAGATAGTGGACCGTTATGGCAAGGATGTGCCCGATGGGCCAGACCTGGCGGACCTGCTGCGCGTGGTCAGCGATGTGGAGGGCCTGGAGCGGATTCGCTTCCTCACCAGCCACCCCAATTGGATGACGGACAAACTGCTGCACGCCGTGGCGGCGCTGCCCAAAGTGATGCCCCAGATTGAAGTGCCCGTGCAAGCCGGGGACGACGACGTGCTGGCCAGCATGAAGCGGGGCTATACCGCACAACAGTACCGCGACCTGGTACACAAGATTCGGGACATTGTACCCGATGTCGCCATTCACGGGGACATTATCGTCGGCTTCCCCGGCGAAACGGAAGCGCAGTTTCAGCGCACTTACGATTTGCTGGCGGACCTGCGGTTAGACAAAATCCATCTGGCCCGCTACAGTCCCCGCGAAGGGACGGTGAGCGCGCGGCGCATGGTAGACGATGTGCCCGACGAGGCCAAGCGGGACCGCTTCCACCGCCTGGAAGTGCTGCAACGTGAGGTGTCGCAGGAAAAAATGAAGGTCTACCTGGGCGAAACTGTGGAAGTCCTGGTGGAAGAGCGGCACAAAGGACGCTGGCGGGGCCGTAATCCGCAGAATAAACTGGTTTTCTTTGACGACGAACAGGATTTGCGCGGGCAATTAGTGTCCGTGCGCGTGACGTGGGCCGGCCCGTATAGCATGTCCGGCGAGCGCGCGGATCGCCTCGTGCCAGGCATGCTGCCGTTAAACGGCGTGCCGCTGCGCATGTTGTAG
- a CDS encoding class I SAM-dependent methyltransferase — protein MDTTDSIQRQFGDNAEKYATSKVHAQGKSLSRLVEMVGPQPHWRALDVATGAGHTALAFAPLVDHVCAADLTPQMLAVTAKLARERGAANVTTAQLEAAHLPFPDASFDLVTCRIAPHHFADVAGFVRESARVLRPGGRLAVVDNIVPGSRLRGKKGERERDAGIYVNAIEKFRDPSHNRCLSLDEWLDLFYDAGLSPIQHETLSKRIVFDDWAARMNVRGDDLTRLRVLFTQAPAAAAAFLQPQFTGEQLDFLLWEVVIAGTKSRQSP, from the coding sequence ATGGACACAACAGACAGCATCCAACGACAATTCGGCGACAATGCGGAGAAATACGCCACCAGCAAGGTTCACGCACAAGGTAAGAGCCTCAGCCGCCTGGTGGAGATGGTGGGGCCACAGCCACACTGGCGGGCATTGGATGTTGCCACGGGAGCCGGACATACGGCACTGGCATTTGCCCCGCTGGTAGACCATGTCTGCGCCGCCGATTTGACACCACAAATGCTGGCCGTGACGGCAAAGCTGGCGAGGGAGCGGGGCGCGGCCAATGTGACAACGGCGCAGTTGGAGGCGGCTCATCTTCCATTCCCCGATGCCAGTTTTGATCTGGTGACGTGCCGCATTGCGCCACATCATTTCGCGGATGTGGCGGGGTTTGTGCGGGAGTCAGCGAGGGTGTTGCGGCCGGGGGGACGGCTGGCGGTGGTGGATAATATCGTGCCGGGGAGTCGTTTGCGGGGAAAGAAGGGGGAGAGGGAACGAGATGCCGGCATTTACGTCAACGCCATCGAAAAATTCCGCGACCCCAGCCACAACCGCTGCCTCAGCCTGGACGAATGGCTCGACCTCTTTTACGACGCCGGCCTCTCCCCCATCCAGCACGAAACCCTGAGCAAACGCATCGTCTTTGACGACTGGGCCGCACGCATGAACGTGCGGGGCGACGACCTCACCCGCCTGCGGGTTCTCTTCACGCAGGCCCCCGCCGCCGCCGCCGCCTTCCTCCAACCCCAATTCACAGGCGAGCAGCTTGACTTTCTTCTCTGGGAAGTGGTCATTGCCGGCACAAAATCCCGCCAGTCACCATAG
- a CDS encoding aspartate aminotransferase family protein, with protein sequence MAQTLFGHPDGNVFYRKMSHRRPMISHGEGIYLYDTTGKRYIDGSGGPLVANVGHGRAEIVAAMQQQAMAAAYIHAIMFTSEPLEQYSRELAQVIPLPDPRFFYLSSGSEVVEGALKLARQIQMARGENGRYLVICRSLSYHGMTLGALSVSGRPGMRTPYLGLLQNMPHIRHPYPYRFPATGEELASRLEESILAYGPENVAAFIAEPISGASLGAATPPDDYWPRIRDICDHYGVLLISDDVLVGMGRTGKWWGLQHWNVQPDILVTSKGTAGGYFPFGFIAAKGTDVEQIHQTLGDFNHGGTFSHHAVGAAAALATLHIIQQEKLVENAASMGDLLGFKLWQALAHHPHVGDIRGKGLFWAIEIVQDRESKTPFPARKGVAWKIWQRAFDAGLIVYYSQGCADGRDGDLIMLGPPLTITPDQIEEMVGILAEAIQVELGLPAFAVA encoded by the coding sequence ATGGCACAAACGCTTTTTGGGCATCCTGACGGTAACGTCTTCTATCGGAAAATGTCACATCGCCGCCCCATGATCTCCCATGGAGAAGGCATCTATCTCTACGATACCACGGGTAAACGGTATATTGACGGCTCAGGGGGGCCGCTCGTCGCCAACGTTGGGCATGGGCGGGCGGAAATCGTCGCGGCCATGCAGCAGCAGGCCATGGCCGCCGCCTACATCCACGCCATCATGTTCACCAGCGAGCCGCTTGAGCAGTACTCGCGCGAATTGGCTCAGGTCATTCCCTTACCGGACCCCCGCTTCTTCTATCTCAGCAGCGGTTCCGAAGTGGTCGAAGGGGCCTTGAAACTGGCGCGCCAGATTCAAATGGCCCGCGGGGAAAACGGGCGCTACCTCGTCATCTGCCGTTCTCTCAGCTACCACGGTATGACGCTGGGGGCGCTCAGCGTCAGTGGTCGGCCAGGGATGCGCACCCCTTATCTGGGTTTGCTGCAAAATATGCCCCATATTCGCCATCCGTATCCTTACCGTTTCCCGGCCACGGGCGAGGAACTCGCCAGCCGCCTGGAGGAATCGATCCTGGCTTATGGCCCAGAGAATGTGGCTGCGTTTATTGCCGAGCCAATCAGTGGGGCCAGCCTGGGAGCCGCCACGCCGCCGGACGATTATTGGCCGCGTATCCGCGACATCTGCGACCATTACGGCGTCTTGCTCATCTCGGATGACGTGCTGGTAGGCATGGGACGAACGGGCAAATGGTGGGGATTGCAGCATTGGAATGTGCAACCCGACATCCTGGTCACGTCGAAGGGCACGGCGGGTGGCTACTTCCCGTTTGGATTTATCGCCGCGAAAGGGACAGATGTAGAGCAGATTCACCAGACGCTGGGTGATTTCAACCATGGCGGCACATTCAGCCATCACGCGGTGGGAGCGGCCGCGGCGCTGGCGACGCTGCACATCATCCAGCAAGAGAAACTGGTGGAGAATGCCGCTTCCATGGGCGACCTGCTGGGCTTTAAGCTGTGGCAGGCGCTGGCGCACCATCCTCACGTGGGTGACATCCGTGGCAAGGGGCTTTTCTGGGCAATTGAAATAGTGCAGGATCGGGAGAGTAAGACGCCGTTCCCGGCCAGAAAGGGCGTGGCATGGAAAATCTGGCAGCGCGCTTTCGACGCGGGCCTGATTGTCTACTATTCGCAAGGATGCGCCGACGGTCGGGATGGCGATTTGATCATGCTGGGTCCGCCGCTGACGATCACGCCAGACCAGATAGAGGAGATGGTGGGGATTCTGGCGGAGGCGATTCAGGTGGAACTGGGGTTGCCGGCATTTGCCGTGGCCTGA
- a CDS encoding SH3 domain-containing protein translates to MTIVSGVLLALALVCLLAALALILRAVGRRGRAANAAYSVGRQELRHDMQVDLVRGAAFLLLSLIVWAVFGLSVRTEQANALSPTMTPTISVTVAATRTATAVPTPTGTHAATTNTPLPSPTTPPDIPTQTPSPSPTPTETPRPPTALVNSPNGLYLRERPGGTQEIELIPDGTELILLPGRQTENDLEWQQVRTPLGNEGWVAVDFIIYQQ, encoded by the coding sequence GTGACAATTGTAAGTGGAGTTTTGCTAGCCCTGGCGCTTGTCTGCCTCCTGGCAGCTCTCGCCCTCATCTTGCGGGCCGTGGGACGACGAGGGCGGGCCGCCAACGCCGCATACAGCGTGGGGCGCCAAGAATTGCGCCACGACATGCAAGTAGACCTGGTGCGTGGCGCAGCCTTTCTGCTGTTGTCACTCATTGTCTGGGCCGTATTTGGCCTGAGCGTGCGAACAGAGCAGGCAAACGCCCTCTCGCCAACGATGACTCCCACCATCTCCGTGACGGTCGCGGCCACCCGCACAGCCACTGCCGTCCCGACGCCGACCGGGACCCACGCCGCGACGACTAACACCCCCCTCCCCAGCCCAACAACACCCCCCGACATCCCCACGCAAACCCCTTCTCCATCCCCCACGCCTACCGAAACCCCCAGGCCGCCAACGGCACTCGTCAACAGCCCCAACGGCCTCTACTTGCGCGAACGACCGGGCGGCACGCAAGAAATCGAGTTGATCCCCGACGGTACGGAACTCATCCTGCTTCCCGGACGGCAAACGGAAAACGATCTGGAATGGCAACAAGTCCGCACCCCATTGGGCAACGAAGGATGGGTCGCCGTCGATTTTATTATCTACCAACAGTAA